The Antricoccus suffuscus region GTGAGTTGTTGGTCGAAGATGTGTAGTGCGAACGCTTCGGTGGTGTGATCGAGGCGGTACTGGCGCGGTATTTCCTGCCCGACGGCAGCGGGCCGACCGGGACCGGTGGTGGTGCCGGTGGGTGGTGGGTCCTGGGTCGTGGTCATGTCAATTATGGTAGGACATGTGTACGACAATTCCGGAGTTGTCCACAAGCCGAGCCGGATGTCTCAGGACATCGGTGACAGTTCCAGGATTGTTGGTGGCGACACCTCCTCGGGGCGAATCCAACTGACCGACGCAGCGCGCCTAATCGCTGCGAGGCGCGTCGAAGCCTCATGACACAGAAATGCCCGCAACCTGAGGGTTGCGGACATTTCTAAGTTGCTGCGTCTACCGGCTACTTGCTGCTTTTGCCGCCGCGACGGGCTGCGAGGACTTCGAGCCGCTCAGCTAGTACCTCTTCGAGGTCGGCAATCGTACGGCGCTCCATCAGCATGTCCCAGTGCGTGCGCGGAGGCTTGACCTTCTTGGCCTCAGGCTCGCCGCCGCCGATCAACCGGGCGTTGACGCCGTCGTAGCGGCACTCCCACGTAAGCGGGGTTTCGGCGTCGTCGGCGAATGGCACGGTCGTGATGTGACCGTTGGGGCATTCGTAACGTGCCATGACCCGTGCGACTGGTTCGAAGTTGCGGTCGGTCTCGTAGCTGATGCTGCCAAGACGGCTACCGCGCAATGTGCGCTCGGCCATAGATAGTTCCTTCCGACAGGGAGTGCAAGGTGAGTCTTGTTCGTGTTACTGAATGAGTCTTCAGATACGTACATGTGGGGCGTTATCGGGTCCAACGCGCGACCCCGCCGAATAATTCCGGACTGCTAATTATGTCAGACTCAACTCGGCGACATGGGCAGTACGTCCTGTGCAGCCGAACCAGGACCAAGATCACCCGCGCGCCAGTGTCGGCGGCACAGCACCTGATAACGCACGTCGTCGTCTTGCCGTACGCCGTTCACGTCCCACGCTTCGCCCGGGGCCGTGTCCGCAACCATCACCTGGGCGCCCTCTTTTACAAGGATCCGGCCGACTACGCGGCCGTTGAAGGCACCCAGTCGACCGCACCAGCACAACACCTCGACCTGGAGTCTGGTTACCTCATCAGCGAGTTCGAGCAGCCGTTTCGACCCGGGAAACAGTTGGCTGCGAAAGTCGGTGATCAAACCAAACGCGTAGACATCCACGTCAGAACCATCGACGAGTTCGGCGAGCTGATCGATCTGGCATACCTGTAGAAACTGGGCCTCATCAACGATGATGTAGTCCACTCGTTGGCCCTGCGCCCAGAGGTCGCGGACAACTCTTCTTACGTCCATTTGGTCTGTGACATCGATCGCCGGCCTGCCCATACCCATCCGGCTAGAGATGACGGGAGCGGCTGAGCGGTCGTTCTGAGTGAGCAACAGGCCGTGTCGGCCCTGGCGCGCGTGATTGTGGTCGATCTGTAAGGCGAGCGTCGATTTGCCGCAGTCCATCGGTCCGTAGAAGTAGCGCAACTGGGCCGACGCCGGCAGGCCACGGCGGGCGCCTGCGGCCGGCACAGAAGACAGTGCGGAGGGGTTCTCGGACATGAGACGAAATCGTACGCGGTGTGCAAGGATCGGACTGTTCGGTGTCCTGCGCAGAAAGGCGATAAACGAGATGGGCGAGCACAGCAAACTACACGAACGGCATAAGGCGGTCATGCCTGCGTGGCTGGGTCTCTACTACAACGATCCGATCGAGATCGCCAGCGGTCAGGGCTGCAGAGTCACTGACGCAGAGGGCAACGAATACATCGACTTCTTTGCCGGCATCCTCACCAACATGCTTGGTTATTCGATCCCTGAGGTCAATGCGGCGATGAAGGAACAGATCGACGCTGGAGTACTGCACTCGTCGACGCTCTACCTCATCCGCCAGCAGATCGAGTTGGCCGAACGCATCGCAAAGCTGTCCGAGATCCCAGATGCCAAGGTATTTTTTGTAAATTCCGGCAGCGAGGCCAATGAGGCTGCGTTGCTGATGGCCACCCAAAAACGCGCTAGCAACCAGATCCTGGCCCTCCGCAACAGCTATCACGGGCGTTCCTTCGGCACGATGGGCGTGACCGGCAACCGCGGGTGGTCGGCGTCCTCGCTGACGCCGGTTAATACCCGTTACGTGCATAGCGGCTATCGGCTTCGTAGCCCATTTAAGGACTATTCCGACGAGGCATTCATTGCCGCTTGCGTCGACGATCTCCGCGACGTGATTGCGACCCAGACTGCGGGCGACGTGGCCGCAATGATCGCCGAGCCGATCCAGGGGGTCGGTGGATTCGCTACTCCGCCCGACGGATTCTTCAAGGCATTCAAAGAGGTGCTCGACGAGAGCGGCATCCTGTTCATCTCGGACGAGGTCCAGACCGGCTGGGGCCGCACTGGAGAGCATTTCTGGGGAATCCAGGCGCACGACATTGTGCCGGACGCGATGACCTTCGCCAAGGGCCTTGGCAACGGCGTCGCAATCGGCGGCGTGGTTGGAAAGCCGGAGTTCATGGATTCGATCAGCGCGCTGTCGATCTCGACGTTCGGCGGCAACCCGCTCGCCACGGCTGCGGCCCGCGCGACACTCGATTACGTCACCGACCACGACCTGCAGTCGCACGCTCACAAGATCGGCTCGTACCTGTTCGATGGCGTACGCCGGATTGCCGACGAGGTGCCCGGCATCATCGACGTACGCGGTCGCGGGCTGATGCTCGGAATCGAGCTGGGGGATCCCGGCGATCTCAGGCCAGACACCGAACTTGCCGGTCAGATCCTTGAGGCAACACGGGAGCGTGGCCTGCTGGTCGGTAAGGGCGGCCTTTACGGCAACGTCATCCGGATGGCCCCGCCGCTGACGCTGTCGGAGGACGAGGCCAAAGACGGACTCGCAATCCTTGCCGACGCGGTAACGGCGGTTTCGGCCCGAAAAAGCTGACTGGCTAAGGGATGTCGTCGGGTACGACGCCACCCGGGAACGCCGCGACACGCCGTTCGCTGAGCGGGCGCGTCTCGTCGACGTACCTGGGCGCGCGAAGTTCGGTGGCTCGTAACGGTCTCAGGTTGCGGGTAATCGCGGCCGCGATACGGTCCCGCGCCTTGACGGCGTCTCCCCGGCGGTCTGCCCGCAGGTCGTCGAGACTGACTGGTTGACCGAAGTGAACCCTGAGTTTCGGCTGTCGCCATACCGACGACAATCCGGACCGCAGCATTGCCTTGTTGTCTTCGTATTTCACGACCTCATGCGCGCCCCATTGGGACACCGGAATGACCGGGATCCGATGGGCAAGTGCAATACGGGCGAGGCCGGTCTTGCCGCGTTCGGGCCACAAACCGGGATCCAGACTGACTCGGCCCTCGGGATAGATGATCAAATGCGCCCCGTGCGCAATGGCTAGGTCGACGAGAGCGGTCGAGTTGTGCGCGTCGGACTGACCGCGATTTACTCGCAGACTGCCGGATTTCTCTAACAACCGGCCGACGACGGGGGCCGTCATGATGCCTGCCGTCACCAGAAACCTGGGGGACAGGCCTAAACGCCGGCACGCCACCGTGAGGACCATCGCGTCGAAATTGCCTATGTGATTGGGCGCAAGGAGGATCGGGCCGCGCATCAGGCGTTCGTCGATCGATCCGGTGATCTCGATCCGGCCGAACAGGCTGATCAGTCCGTATCCGTATCTGGTCGCGAATTGCCAGAACCACCACGGTTCCCGGACTGCGGTCACCTGTTGCCGACCGAACCAGTCGTCGTCCTGCGTTGCCATTGAGTCCCTAGTCGATACGAAAAATTTGCTGAGCATAAGCCCTTGACAGGGTAGCGAATCAAATCGTCCGCGAAGATGCGGCGAGAATTCTCAAATCGGCGTGGTCAACACGGTGTTACATCTGGCAATTGGTTGGTACGCTGTAGTCGGCTCACGCGTAGCAATCGGGGGATTGGCACGCAACAGCCGCAATACTGGGGGGTATTGGGGGATGCAACGCTTTTTGCGTGCAGCCACGCCTTCTGAAGATGGGGATCTTCAGGCCAACCACGAACACTCGCCTGATCTGGGCGGCGCTGTTCGGGTTCTCGTGCGTGGCGACGAGTACGACGATATTAATGACGTGGCGGGCTCAACCGTCGATGACGTCACGCCGCGGTTGACTGATGCGCCTTTGGGCGTGCCGACGCCGCAGCCAACGCGCGAGACGGCATCACCGCCTTCGGTCGCGTCGATTCTTGCGTCTATTGGGGCGCGCCGAGTCAAGACGAGATCGACAAGGGTGCGCGTTGTCGCGATCATCGGTGTAGATCTTCTGGCACAGATCCTCGCGATCGCTGCTGTCATTGGGATCCAGTTCGGCGCCGTGACGACCGCGAGCATCGCGTCGATGTCGCTGCTGGCCGCCGCGCTGCCGGTTGGCTGGGTGGTCATACTTGCGCTCACCGGCGGTTATAAGGCCGGATTGCTGAGTAGTCGCCACGGCGAACTGCGCCATGTTTTCCGAAGTGCGCTCTATGCAGCCGCCATCGGATGCATCGCGTTCAACTCGTTCGCATCGGGAGTCTCCCAGCTGACCGTCTTCGCGACCGTCGGAATCGCGTTGCTACTAATGATCCTGGGCCGACTTCAGATCCGCCGCATCGTTGCTCGTGCTTGGCGCGCCGATGCAGCAACCACAGGAGTGGTATTGGTCGGTTCCCTCGCGTCTGTACTCGATTCCGCCACGCGAATGAGCGAGTCGCCCGACAGTGGACTGCGCGTCGTTGGGCTATGCGTGTCGACTCCTGAGTTCGAAGACCGGGAGTCCATGCGTCCGATGGCGCTGCCAGATTCTTATCCGATCGCATCCGACGCCGACCTCCTACACATCGTCACCGAGCACAACGCCGGGATGGTCATCGTGACCTCGCCGGGGACGCTAGGTGCGAACCGGATTCGTGAAATTGCGTGGATGCTCGAGTCCACCGACGCGGAACTGATGCTGTCGACTGGGCTCGGACAGGTCGCCGACCACCGGATGCGGCTGCAGCGGATTGGCGGCGGCTCTTTTGTGTCGGTTGACCAGCCTCGCTACACCGGCGTACGTCGGGTTGCCCTCGACATCGGGGAGCGCGCGATCGCCGCGCTCGGACTGATAGTTCTATCGCCGATCATCGGGGCTATCGCGCTCGCCGTTCGGCTTGACAGCAAGGGAAAGGCGTTCTTCGTCCAGACTCGCGTCGGACGTGGCGGTAAGACCTTCCGGATGTTCAAGTTCCGGTCGATGGTCACGGACGCCGAGGTACTTCGGGACGCGGTCGTCGCCGCCGAGAATGAACCCGACCGCGGCCCGATGTTCAAGAGCCGCAACGATCCACGCGTTACGAGGATCGGCCGGCTGCTGCGCAAGTCGTCACTCGACGAGCTACCGCAGCTGCTCAACGTGGTGTCGGGCTCGATGGCGCTGGTCGGCCCTCGTCCGGCACTGCCCGACGAGGTTGCGCAGTACAAAGGCCCCGAGATCCGTCGTCTGCTCGTCAAACCTGGAATCACCGGACTGTGGCAAGTCAGCGGACGTAGCAACCTGAGTTGGGAACAGACGGTCAACCTCGACTTGGAGTACGTCGAGAACTGGTCGCCGGTAATGGATCTCTCGATCATGTCGCGCACGCTCGGTGCGGTCACCCGGTCGGCCGGCGCCTACTAAGTCGTTCTTCTTTCACGTGTGCTTTATGTATCACGTGCGCTTTGTGCCAGCGCTGATAATGTGGACAGGTGATCGAACGCGTATCCACTCGCGTTGATCGGGCGGTGACCTCCCTCGCGCCAGGCTACTTCGCGATCACGATGGCGAGCGGGATTATCTCGGTTGGTAGCCACCTCGAAGGCTACGAGGCGATCTCGCTTTGCCTGATGTGGTTTGCGATCGCGTCATTTGTCGTCGTCCTGGCCCTCACCGCAACGCGTTTCGTTCGCCACCGGCCTGAGTTCTTGGCCGATTTCACCGACGCCCGTCGGGGTTTCGGCTATTTCACGTTCATCGCGGCAGCAAACGTACTCGCCGTGCGGGTGGGCATGCACGGCGAGCGCACGCTGATGATCGTGCTGTTCACGATCGCGGCGATAACCGGGCTGGGGCTGTCCTACGCGCTGCCGTGGAGCGCCGTACTGGGGCAGACGATGCGCCCCGTGCTTGCCTCGGCCAATGGCAGCTGGTTTGTCTGGGTCGTCGCCAGCCAATCCGTTGCTACCGTCGCGGCAGTCATCGAACGCGACGCCGGTTCCGGTCGTGACGCACTGTCTTTGGTGGCGATGCTCAGTTGGTCGGTTGGGCTATTCCTGTACGGCGCCGCGGGAATCCTTGTGGCACTGCGGATGTTGCTGTACGACCTGCGCCCGGCCGACCTGACCGAGTCATACTGGGTTGCGATGGGTGCCTGCGCCATTACGGTGTTGGCCAGCACCCGGATCCTCATCATGACCGACGCTCCCGTCGTACGGGCCGCCGCCGGACTGATTGCAGGCGTGGCAGTCGTGTTCTGGGCATTTGCGACCTGGTTGGTGCCGGTCCTCATCGCCGAGACGTGGTGGCGCTACTGGCATCACCGGGTGCCGTGGCGGTACGACGAGGCGTTGTGGAGCATGGTCTTCCCGCTCGGGATGTACGCCGTGGCAGCGATCGACCTTGGCCGCGTCGAACGACTGCCCGTCATCGAAAATATCGGATCCGTCGAGTCATGGGTAGCGCTTGCGGTGTTCGTCTATGTCTTCGGCGCGATGTGCGTGCACGTGACCAACACCGTGTTTCGCGGCCACACCGTCAATCCCGGCGCCGACTAGTCGTCCTCGACCGTCGGTCGGCGTACCAATAAATGTCGCTCGCGGACGTGTTCCTCACCCAGGTCGTGCTTACGTGCATGCAGCAAGTCATCTAGTGAGATGACGCCGAGCAGCCGATCCGGCGCCATACGATCGACGACCGGCGCCCGGGTGACGCCGTGTTCGGCGAAGACATTGGCGACGTGCCGGAGGGTGTCGTTGTCGAACACGGTGGTCACGTCCGTGCTCATCAGGTCCGATATGAGCGGCCCCGAGTCTCCTCGATGTAGGGCCGTCATGACCCGGCCTATCGTGACGACAGAGGCCAGCTGACCATCCTTGCCCATGACCGGTATCAGTCGCTGAGTGTGCGCATGCGGATCGACCGTCAGCCGTGCGGCAACTTCGGCGACCGTGTCGTCGGGTGTCAGTGTCAGCGGGTCGATGTCCATAACCTCGTTGACGAAGAACGTCTCCAGCGGATCCGTCGAGTACTCCCGGGTCAGATGGAGTCCGTGGCGGGCGATCTTCTCGGTGAGCACCGAGCGCTTAAGGATGAGGCAGGAGACGGCGTACGCCGTAGTCGCCGCGATCACCAAGGGCAAGATGACACCCCAGACATGCGTGAGCTCAAGAGTGAAGATCACTCCGGTCAACGGCGAGCGCATTACCCCACCGACGACCGCGGCCAGCCCCATCATCGCCCAGAATCCGGGGAAGACGTGCGGCAGCACCTGCCCTTGCAGCGCGCCGAGCGAGCCGCCGATCATGAACACCGGGGCCAGTACGCCGCCAGACGTCCCAGAGCCGAGCGACAGCGACCAGATGATGGTCTTCACGATCAGGATGCCGAAGATCAGTGACAGGCCCGCCTTTCCAGTGAGGAGCTGGTCGATGACGTCGTAGCCGACCCCGAGCGCCCGAGGCTCGATCAGACCCCCGATGCCGATGATCAGACCACCAATTGCCGGCCACCACATCCAGTGCACCGGCAGTCGCTTGAACCCGTCCTCGGCGAGGTAAACGAGGTAGGTCGCGCCGACTGCCAGCAAGCCGCCGGTGAGCCCGGCGATGACACACAAGGCGTCGACGCCCGCGTTCAGGTGGAAATCGCCGGGATTCACGGGAAAGATCGGACCGCTGCCCAGGATCGGGGCACGCACGAGCACCGCAACGCAGACCGACGCGACAACGGGGATGAAACTGCGCGGCCGCCACTCGAACAGCAGTAGTTCGACGGCTAGCAGAATCGCGGCGAGAGGAGAGTTGAACGTCGCCGCCATGCCTCCGGCCGCCCCCGCGACGAGCAGCGTCTTACGCTCGTCGGCCGTCATTTTCGTCAACTGCGCGAGCATCGAGCCAACCGCGCCGCCGGTCATGATGATTGGCCCCTCGGCGCCGAATGGTCCACCGGTGCCGATGCTGACCGCCGCCGAGATCGGCTTGAGCACGGCGATCCGAGGAGCGACGCGGCTTCCGCCGGTCAGGATCGCCTCGATTGCTTCGGGCATTCCGTGGCCACGGATTTTCTCGGACCCGAATCGGGCCATCAGGCCGACGATCAGCCCGCCCGCGACGGGCGCGAGCAGGATTAGCCAGGCACTGTGGTGCTCAAGGCCCGGCGCGACTAATTTGGAGTCGACCCGCTGATAGAAGACCAGATTCGTGATCAAGCCGATCAGCGACAACAGGGCCCATGCAGTCAGCGCGCTTATTGCCCCGACGATCACCGCATATGCGGTGATGACGAGCACACGCGGAGTCAAGGTGAAGTCGCCTAAGTGGGCGGTACGCCGGGGAAGCGCATCGTCGGTCGGTTTCGTGATCCGCGATTGTTTGCTCATAGGAGATCAATTTTCCCATTAGAGACAGGTCACATAGGTGTCGGCTTAGGAGAAAACCGCTGCCGTTAAGGGGAAGTAAAGGAATTGCGGTTAGTCGGCGTCGTCGGTCGTCCAGAAGCCGCGCTTCTGCAGGACCTGTTTGAGCACCTCGGGCCTGTCAGTCATGATGCCGTCGACCTGCATGTCGATCAACCGGGACATCTCGTCCGGATCGTCGATTGTCCACACGTGCACTTGCTTGCCCAACTCATGTACGAGAGTCACGAATCGCGCGTCGACTAGCGTCTTACCCCGCACCGTGACTGGCACCTGCACGCAGTGTCCGGGCGTCTGAAGCATGGTGCCGCGGCGTCCGGCGTACGACGCGGCACGCAGTAGACCGACGCCTGCACGCCCGACGCCGGTAATGGCGTCCGGCCCCACTAGGGTTCGCAGGCGAGCGATCCGTGCGTCGCTGAACGACGTCAGGCAGACTCTCGACTGTGCGGATCGGCGTACGACCAGATCCGCAAGCGGCTCAACGACGTCGGCCGTTTTGGCGTCGATGTTGAGGTTGATCTGCGGCCATGTATCCAAAATGTCGTCCAGCCGCGAAATCGCGGGCACCGTGTCGTTCTTAATCTCGGCCAGTTCGTCCCACCTCGTGTCGGCGATGCGACCGGCCAATCCGGTGAGCCGGTTCAGCGACAAGTCGTGGAAGGCGACCACGACTCCGTCGGCAGTCAGTTGCACATCGGTTTCCAAGTAGCGGTAGCCAAGATCGACGCAATACTGAAACGCGGCCATCGAGTTTTCGTGCATGTGCGTCGCGCCGCCCCGGTGCGCGAACGCAATTGGTAGCGGTCCGTTCAGGTAACCCACCGGCCCAGCCTTCCCCGTTATCCGCCCCGTTGGCCGTACTCTCGCGCCGTGGCTAGTGAAACGCGTTGTAAGTGGTGCAGCAAGAAGATCGTCGACCAGACGTCCATTGGACGACGAAAACAGTACTGCGGTCAAGCATGTCGCCAACGTGCCTACGAGAAACGTCGTGAGCAGGGTGGTGGGATGCACGTAGACACCGACGCGGTAGTGGTACGTCGTATCGAGCTCGAATACCTGCAGGATCGGCTTTATGTACTGCGTTCGGCGGTCGAAGAACTCGACCGTTCGGTGAAAGAGAAGGCCTCGTTGCAGGAGATGACCACAGTCGCAAAAGAGGTAGTCGCGGCCACCGGTGATCTCGACAAGCTGTGGATCGTGCCCTAACGACCGCGGTACGCTGCTAGCTCGGAAAGCCGGTGATCGAGCATGGTGGACCACGCATCCAGGACGGGCCGGCGCCGGCGCGAGTCGTCACTGAGTAAGTTGGCCAGGGCAAGCCCACGCAAGAAGTCCAGTGTGGCCTGGATTGTGGCACGCACTCCGGGGATCGATTCGTCAACTTCCAGTAGCGACACGGCCAGCTTATGGACATCGCGACCGAGCCGCGCCTCGAAGGGTCGGACCCGTGTCAGGAGGTCCGCATCGGT contains the following coding sequences:
- a CDS encoding lysophospholipid acyltransferase family protein codes for the protein MATQDDDWFGRQQVTAVREPWWFWQFATRYGYGLISLFGRIEITGSIDERLMRGPILLAPNHIGNFDAMVLTVACRRLGLSPRFLVTAGIMTAPVVGRLLEKSGSLRVNRGQSDAHNSTALVDLAIAHGAHLIIYPEGRVSLDPGLWPERGKTGLARIALAHRIPVIPVSQWGAHEVVKYEDNKAMLRSGLSSVWRQPKLRVHFGQPVSLDDLRADRRGDAVKARDRIAAAITRNLRPLRATELRAPRYVDETRPLSERRVAAFPGGVVPDDIP
- a CDS encoding chloride channel protein, which translates into the protein MSKQSRITKPTDDALPRRTAHLGDFTLTPRVLVITAYAVIVGAISALTAWALLSLIGLITNLVFYQRVDSKLVAPGLEHHSAWLILLAPVAGGLIVGLMARFGSEKIRGHGMPEAIEAILTGGSRVAPRIAVLKPISAAVSIGTGGPFGAEGPIIMTGGAVGSMLAQLTKMTADERKTLLVAGAAGGMAATFNSPLAAILLAVELLLFEWRPRSFIPVVASVCVAVLVRAPILGSGPIFPVNPGDFHLNAGVDALCVIAGLTGGLLAVGATYLVYLAEDGFKRLPVHWMWWPAIGGLIIGIGGLIEPRALGVGYDVIDQLLTGKAGLSLIFGILIVKTIIWSLSLGSGTSGGVLAPVFMIGGSLGALQGQVLPHVFPGFWAMMGLAAVVGGVMRSPLTGVIFTLELTHVWGVILPLVIAATTAYAVSCLILKRSVLTEKIARHGLHLTREYSTDPLETFFVNEVMDIDPLTLTPDDTVAEVAARLTVDPHAHTQRLIPVMGKDGQLASVVTIGRVMTALHRGDSGPLISDLMSTDVTTVFDNDTLRHVANVFAEHGVTRAPVVDRMAPDRLLGVISLDDLLHARKHDLGEEHVRERHLLVRRPTVEDD
- a CDS encoding tellurite resistance/C4-dicarboxylate transporter family protein, with product MIERVSTRVDRAVTSLAPGYFAITMASGIISVGSHLEGYEAISLCLMWFAIASFVVVLALTATRFVRHRPEFLADFTDARRGFGYFTFIAAANVLAVRVGMHGERTLMIVLFTIAAITGLGLSYALPWSAVLGQTMRPVLASANGSWFVWVVASQSVATVAAVIERDAGSGRDALSLVAMLSWSVGLFLYGAAGILVALRMLLYDLRPADLTESYWVAMGACAITVLASTRILIMTDAPVVRAAAGLIAGVAVVFWAFATWLVPVLIAETWWRYWHHRVPWRYDEALWSMVFPLGMYAVAAIDLGRVERLPVIENIGSVESWVALAVFVYVFGAMCVHVTNTVFRGHTVNPGAD
- a CDS encoding aspartate aminotransferase family protein, with protein sequence MGEHSKLHERHKAVMPAWLGLYYNDPIEIASGQGCRVTDAEGNEYIDFFAGILTNMLGYSIPEVNAAMKEQIDAGVLHSSTLYLIRQQIELAERIAKLSEIPDAKVFFVNSGSEANEAALLMATQKRASNQILALRNSYHGRSFGTMGVTGNRGWSASSLTPVNTRYVHSGYRLRSPFKDYSDEAFIAACVDDLRDVIATQTAGDVAAMIAEPIQGVGGFATPPDGFFKAFKEVLDESGILFISDEVQTGWGRTGEHFWGIQAHDIVPDAMTFAKGLGNGVAIGGVVGKPEFMDSISALSISTFGGNPLATAAARATLDYVTDHDLQSHAHKIGSYLFDGVRRIADEVPGIIDVRGRGLMLGIELGDPGDLRPDTELAGQILEATRERGLLVGKGGLYGNVIRMAPPLTLSEDEAKDGLAILADAVTAVSARKS
- a CDS encoding RNA polymerase-binding protein RbpA, which codes for MAERTLRGSRLGSISYETDRNFEPVARVMARYECPNGHITTVPFADDAETPLTWECRYDGVNARLIGGGEPEAKKVKPPRTHWDMLMERRTIADLEEVLAERLEVLAARRGGKSSK
- a CDS encoding thymidine kinase — translated: MSENPSALSSVPAAGARRGLPASAQLRYFYGPMDCGKSTLALQIDHNHARQGRHGLLLTQNDRSAAPVISSRMGMGRPAIDVTDQMDVRRVVRDLWAQGQRVDYIIVDEAQFLQVCQIDQLAELVDGSDVDVYAFGLITDFRSQLFPGSKRLLELADEVTRLQVEVLCWCGRLGAFNGRVVGRILVKEGAQVMVADTAPGEAWDVNGVRQDDDVRYQVLCRRHWRAGDLGPGSAAQDVLPMSPS
- a CDS encoding glycerophosphodiester phosphodiesterase family protein, with translation MGYLNGPLPIAFAHRGGATHMHENSMAAFQYCVDLGYRYLETDVQLTADGVVVAFHDLSLNRLTGLAGRIADTRWDELAEIKNDTVPAISRLDDILDTWPQINLNIDAKTADVVEPLADLVVRRSAQSRVCLTSFSDARIARLRTLVGPDAITGVGRAGVGLLRAASYAGRRGTMLQTPGHCVQVPVTVRGKTLVDARFVTLVHELGKQVHVWTIDDPDEMSRLIDMQVDGIMTDRPEVLKQVLQKRGFWTTDDAD
- a CDS encoding sugar transferase; its protein translation is MQRFLRAATPSEDGDLQANHEHSPDLGGAVRVLVRGDEYDDINDVAGSTVDDVTPRLTDAPLGVPTPQPTRETASPPSVASILASIGARRVKTRSTRVRVVAIIGVDLLAQILAIAAVIGIQFGAVTTASIASMSLLAAALPVGWVVILALTGGYKAGLLSSRHGELRHVFRSALYAAAIGCIAFNSFASGVSQLTVFATVGIALLLMILGRLQIRRIVARAWRADAATTGVVLVGSLASVLDSATRMSESPDSGLRVVGLCVSTPEFEDRESMRPMALPDSYPIASDADLLHIVTEHNAGMVIVTSPGTLGANRIREIAWMLESTDAELMLSTGLGQVADHRMRLQRIGGGSFVSVDQPRYTGVRRVALDIGERAIAALGLIVLSPIIGAIALAVRLDSKGKAFFVQTRVGRGGKTFRMFKFRSMVTDAEVLRDAVVAAENEPDRGPMFKSRNDPRVTRIGRLLRKSSLDELPQLLNVVSGSMALVGPRPALPDEVAQYKGPEIRRLLVKPGITGLWQVSGRSNLSWEQTVNLDLEYVENWSPVMDLSIMSRTLGAVTRSAGAY